The window GACCAATACGATGCTACCGCTGATCAAGTTAGTGGTATCCCAAGAAGGCGTAGCACTTCTACCGCTTGACAAAAGGAAGCAGGAAGGCAACACAGCTAGAATGTACGCGATCGAGACTATTTCCTATGGCGTCCAGGATCTCGTTTATACCAGGGTATTCTCAATGATCGTCGTTCGTGAAACAGATAACTTCCGTAGGGTATCACCCTTCGAGTGTCACGGTTTCGTTTGCGAATCGAAACATCATGCCAGACAACTCACTTACGCACTTGCCACTGCATTTGAAATTTACTCGAGAAAAGTCAAGATCCAGGATAAGGTTAATTCCGAAAATGTTATCAGTAATACTAAGACAAGATTTGCCATCGATCTTAGAAGTCCTGAAGAAATCGAAGCCGATCTTTGTATGGATTCTGAAGCGTGaaaattttacatatcttCTTTCAGAGATATCGCGGTTGTTTGTTAATTTCAAACATTTTACGTCGATAAATGTCGACGAAGgtctctccttttattttcttcatgttACCTTCAAACATAGGAGTATATATCTCTAGTAGTTATATTGTTTAATGATAACGAGTTACAAATAAGAGATATGAAAGATTTATATGTTAATTTCGAGAGAAGATTTTCGCCAAGAGCATTGGATTTTATAGGAAACAGGACGATACAGGGttacgattatatataattctttatctACCTAgttaaatggaaaatatttgtcTTGTGTaatatagtgtatatatatactataatatatatatatatatatatatatatatatatatattatacgtaatatatatacatatacatatatatatatacatatacatatatatatacatacacatctgtatatattttacttgattaaaaaaggaacagtataaatgtatattatgaTCAACCTTGAAtgacttttaatattattagtatattaagtataatatattacattttatactaTAATTAGTATgtagcatatacatatacgggtttcgtttaaatttaatCTAAGAAATAATTGTAACGTATTATACgttttgtacatacatacacacacatacaaacacacacacacacacacacacacacacacacacacacacacatacacatatatatatagtgtttaTTTTCCGTTCAATTTGAAGATCTAACATAAGTGTAATCTTGAATGGAATTGTTCCAGTGccttgttaatattgtaatgattttctgaatgaaaggaaaaggaatatttaattattttgtttgtaaaCACAAAAGTACAGATTATTATGtgtttaatatcttttatcggTTTTACAAAGAAAGGTTGGGCATTGCCTATCCATAACATGATGGCTAGCTATTCCAAAGATACCgaatagaagagaaacaaaTGGTCATCGGTGGTCACCCATGACTTGCCGAAGCGACTTTCAGGTATTTTACGACAAGCGTATAATAACGATCGCgtctcaaaaaaagaaaaaaaaaaataaaagaaaaaaaaaagaaagtatttgGATTTATTTCTAGCCGCTTTGTGTGTGAGAGTGCTTCTTTTCATCGTATAAtaagtttcttcttcttcaaatagtaatttttttaatcgagtCTTATCCAAAGCTTCGATTCTACTTTGATTTTATACTTTAGTCATACTTCAgcgagaaatataaatattttgtaataaacaaTGTAATATTACACTACAAacttatgttatttttttttgtttacgtaAGAAATATGGAGTTCTCATTCTCCAAATTCGATTTTACATTGTTTTGCCGATACTATTTTCTAATCGTTTATCGTACGTTTCTTagtcataattttatttatattttagttGTTTAAGTTTAAAAACCAATATCGATACATATCAATGATCATATTATtggatgttaaaaataatgtcgtatttaatattacgataatgatatAAAGTATTTCgatttagttctttttttcttcctttttttctttttctttttcgttgtatttccaatttattttacacTAGACGAATTAGTTACTTTCGtagtaatatatgtatatgtatatatatatatacgtacatacatatatatatatatatatatacatacatattattttctgtttatCTGCATTAATTCTATTGTActtaattaacgttaaataatgataaaacacATTGACGTGTTAAAACGTTTTGAGATTTTAGTCTTTTATTTTccgatatataatacaattaataatatttttaggaGTTAATAAGACACCGTCTATACTTAATAAcatatattcgtaatattatatgcaaatttttacagacgaattaaaattaagacgaatgattcaaaataatttaaaacttttccctttttttttacatgattACTACTAAAACTAAAGAGCAAAAGCAAAATCTAGGatatcttaaattattatattacttacattatatatagttctttctctttttttatgtttttttttttttttaatatattagagCGATATACGTATTGAAGGCAAGCGTATGTAGCATACAAAAGTTGCTGTTCTTATTTCGTCGTTTCTTGTTCAACGTAGGAATAGAGAAGTTAGTTTATcgacgtaattaaaaatttcgtcAATGACGTTGTGACGATCCTTGTCGATTTAAAATTCTCGAAGTTCTCGTGAATGGTTTGGTTATCTCTGGCTCGACATCAGCATTTATTGGAACAGATCTGGTAGTCTCTTCTTCGgtattttcttcctccttacCAATCTCCTCGTTTAAgctgtaatatttttctgattCCTCGCAGGGTATCGATTCTTCCGTTCGCGTACATACGAAAGTGGCCTTATAAGGAGatagaccaaaaaaaaaaaaacaaagaagaaaataaaaaaataataataacgaaataatttaataagaataatgtaaatataagtaCCTGATTGAAAACCGTTTCTGAGGGACAAATGAAACTCCATTTGGCGACATTTCTCGTTTGTGGTAGACAAACGTGAAATATTTGACACTCATTTTCCATATCGGCGTAATATCCATAAATTCTGTCTTTACAGGAAAATGTGTCCACGATGTTATCTCTTATGAGTGTAGCATTATCCGGTAATTGTAATCCACCTAATTGATTTTGCTatatgaaagaagagaaataacatGTTAAAATAACATGtcgatatatcatttattgataatatcgaaatattcttTACTAACTTTAAACACGGGTGTTGGTCTTTTGGATTTTGGTTGTTGAGGAAGCGCGTTTATTACTAATACGAAAGCACAAagaatttgaataaatatgaattgaTTCATCTTGTTTGTTAAGTTTTAAGatataagaaaaggaatagcTTGCGCGTATTCGATTtcaatttattgatttaactTATTTGATGGTATTTCTTTTGAGATTTTTGGAAGTTTTACCAGCTTCTTTCTTCGGAGGTCCTGAAGTGACTGGAGATCCGAATCGTAGAAGGGTGTTATATAGCGAAGCGAGGATAGGGATCTTGAATATTGTATGAATGGCCAATTCTCAGTACGTCCGAATTAGTAAATTCTTCACGTTTGGTCTGCCAATGACCAATGACCATCCAGACGTTCACATCATCCTCGAAGGCCCGATGCAAATGGTCCGAACGTTCGATGATGCGGTGTCTTACGTTCGACGGTAAATAATTCGTCTActtagaattaatatttattgttggtCGTACGATAATCAAAGGAGTAAAACGATTTAGTCGTTCGTGATTACCGAATACGTCGTCAAGAAATTCCTTAATGGATCGTTGACACATTTGTTTCTAAACTGTCTAATCCGTTTAGAGACTCTACGCATATTCTATCAGATAttctatcattttcatttttattcatagaGAGTACGACCTTGACAGGAGCGAGTCGACTCCTTGCATTTAAGGATTATATTTCGATCTTTCGGGCACGATTTTTCAAAGCCACCAACGGAGATTCATCGATTACGAAATCGGAAACGACGTGGACGTAAGTAAGTACTGATTGCGATAGATTGAGTGAGAACAAAttgtattcgtttttttttcttcccttaatattcattttttatcctgttttatttgaaaaatatgtgtatattcactcacatacacacacacacaaatatatatatttatataattatttttttgtctatGATATCAACAAATTTTCAACTACTATCAGCTGAGCTTGGAAAAGCACTAAGTATTCAtgaaatatgttattattaaatctgtTTAAGTCGATTATAATTTAGTAACGATCCTAGTTCGTCCAcgtgtttaatattttactacATGTGAAATTATTCAcgattttttaacaatatacgATACGACACGGTGATCCCATTCCACAATTTGGCTTCTTTCCAAACGTGAGAAGATAAAGACGTAAGACGAATTCGGCCGTCGAAATTCGAGGGCAAATCCGCCAGGCCTCATCTTCGTTAAGGCCGCATCACGGCCACCATTTCTTCGGGATGTGAATACTTAACAATTCTTTTGGGTCCTCGCGATTGTGAAACCGTACCCacttcttttcccctttttgtGGTCATCGACCATGAGAACgacgaaaaatatttgatgtgACGAATTCTATGAACATACAtagatcgattttctttctttttttttttttatttttttaaattcgataatgTACAGCGCTATTCTTTTGTAAttgaatttcgataataagtTATTATTTGTACATCAATTagttattacaaatatacttattaaattAACATACTTTTCTACATTTGTCGAAACATTAACATGTATTTGTATAAAGAACATTTCGGCTCGTTGACTTAAGATAGATCGTCTGCATTCTAACGATATTGACAAAAATGCTAATTAATCGATTGACTCATAGACTCGTaaggatataaatttttaatccttaattaaaatgataatgattataacgtcGATTATTACTCtttgttgctttttttcttttccttttttcttcttttctcttttttcttcttttttcttgttctgtTAATAGcgatcgtttaataaaatttattctcttGTTCAGAAAGGGATGATTATCCTCCAAGTAACGAAACTAAAGGTGCGTCGAGAACGCTCTAATCTTTTACTTTGATCGCACGTGCGAGAAGGTGAACAGCCTGATTATATCGTTGGTGTTTAACGATTCCAAATGCATTTTACTTTGGCCAccgaagaaaaatacaaagagaatTTAGAGATACACGATTACGGCGCTCACTAACCATGTGGTGAGTACAagttacttatatatacatttttctttatttctgtcGATAAAAcagagtaaatattttttctttttctttttttttttgttaaggtaaataaaatagaaactatgtaaacaataattaaatatttattataaatatcttttttagtAGTTTAAAGGTTGTCGAAACGAATTGCATTCGTTTCTATTGTAATATGATAacaaatacataataatatgatcaaatatacgtatatctagcaagatatattattgttaattggaataaaaaacaaaaaagtaaagatgtaaaagatgtatgtatttaagtgataaaaagtgaaaatatgACGACATTAGGGCAGGTACACATGAGTAACTTTGGTACGACTGAAGATTCATGTGATAACGAAAAGGgggaaatgaaagagagagagagagagagagagagagagagagagagagagagagagagagagattgagaataagaaaaagaggcgAATGAAATCGATTGGAACGATATACTGTTaataagttaaataaataaataattttaatataaatacatatggaATATACGATTTACCTAGATTTCATTGAACTTGATTTATCAAATTGTCCAACGAACttgcgagaaagaaaataaagagagagagaaagagagagagagagagaaagctaatAAAATCACGAAATCGTAAGAGATTTCAATGATCTTTGTCATTTATAGCATTATCTAttgaaaatgaaggaaaaaagatcttATAGAAGGACTATTGCAAAATCAATATAAACAAAAGCATTATtgattccttctttttcgagTTTGCCTcgtttatcattctttcttcgtcATCATCGTTGATAAATTACTCCTGAGGAACGTACGAGCTATAAACGATATCCTGAGGCGAATCGTTTGACGATCTTCCCCAATAACCACCATGATGATCGTCCTCATGGTCGTAATGGTGTTGGTGTTGAGCGTGCTCGTAATAAATTACTTTAGATGGTTGATGATTCTTTTTAAGATCGATCCAGAATTTAGTTGCGTTCATGATGAAGCTTATAACCGCTATTACGAAGAGCTTTATTTGCAAATGCGTCGAAATAATTTGAAGGAGTAACGCGAGCTTGGCCTTGAACATCATCACTAAGGCCATCAGCTTTTGCatatgcttcttcttcttctttccatgTTTCTTTCTACGTGCTTCTTCTGAAAAAGCGACATATAAtgatcgtttttaattttatcgatgtcGTTGCCGATgaatcaatttaaatttataatattatatttatatatataaatttatatataaatttatatataaatttatatatatataatttaaatttatatatttaatttaaatttatatatatatataaatttatatataaatttatatatataaatataatattataaatttaattataaaatataaatttatattatatataaatatttttctcatttcacaGATGACCAGAATCCGTAAAACTGATaaattatttgcttttttGAGCATCGATATTAGCACATCGATGTCAGTATcctcattattaatttatatcggAAAGCGACACGATGTTTTATCGAACGCACGATCGAagctataaaataatttaaaaatcctTTTGATGTATTGAGAATGAACACATATAAAATGATCAAGTTTGTTCTTTAAAGTACTACttagttttttttctgtaccatccatattttattttcgtttccatgtgattatcgttaattaattcacTGTTACCTTCGTCATGAAATagaatagatttaatatttttcgcaATCGTAGAATTTTCgaaatcttattaaatttaacgTTAAATCGTCGTTTGGATTGTCAATtaagttaattaaaagaataggacgaatgagataaaatataattaatatatgttttaagaattattgaattatatagaagatttatatattttttgtcgaATAAGAAGATTTAAGAACAATGGATAATAAGATAAGCGAAGGATACAAATGTAATGTGATGACTATTCTCCTCGACcgcgatataataaaaattgtacattAAGTTGCACGGGAAAAGGGCTTGAGTAAACTGACCCCAAAACCTTCACCTGGACCACGTTTAATTCGTCTTACGGATCACGTACATTTTCatcacaattattattcatgtattCTCTGAAGGCTATgtttttgaaaatgaatttgtTCAATATCGTAAAAACCACGTTAATCTATTAACGAATGATAATCTATTCacgatttttctatttcagtGATTAGAATTTCTACGTTAATTCAACTTCTCTCTCATTTGCATTGATACGGAAAATCTTTCATGAAGTTTCACGTTACATTATCtctcataattaattattaaaaatgatttttctcgttttttatatttttaacctATGACATACTTTTAGTCATTATATATTAA is drawn from Vespa crabro chromosome 10, iyVesCrab1.2, whole genome shotgun sequence and contains these coding sequences:
- the LOC124427505 gene encoding uncharacterized protein LOC124427505; translation: MRNSMILLSIIGVIVLSTAFVSAVTQNEGEGNTLECVFEDNIGNCLRKRLARDIDRIEIEVSGKKSEPPMSEVIEQTGNFIAEFVSDVQEELQEDEEEIAERKAGVDSRALEEARRKKHGKKKKKHMQKLMALVMMFKAKLALLLQIISTHLQIKLFVIAVISFIMNATKFWIDLKKNHQPSKVIYYEHAQHQHHYDHEDDHHGGYWGRSSNDSPQDIVYSSYVPQE
- the LOC124427379 gene encoding U-scoloptoxin(01)-Er1a-like; translated protein: MNQFIFIQILCAFVLVINALPQQPKSKRPTPVFKQNQLGGLQLPDNATLIRDNIVDTFSCKDRIYGYYADMENECQIFHVCLPQTRNVAKWSFICPSETVFNQATFVCTRTEESIPCEESEKYYSLNEEIGKEEENTEEETTRSVPINADVEPEITKPFTRTSRILNRQGSSQRH